From Mycolicibacterium nivoides, a single genomic window includes:
- a CDS encoding acyl-CoA carboxylase subunit epsilon, with protein sequence MSGANDSATVSGASVADETATEDVKADHQAHIKVLRGQPTDAEMAALMAVLGTAGGGAAEPVVRDRNLWGHPVDKLRYSIFSWQRVTLLERTHMRR encoded by the coding sequence GTGAGCGGGGCGAACGATTCAGCCACTGTGAGCGGGGCGAGTGTGGCCGACGAGACTGCGACCGAAGACGTCAAGGCTGACCACCAGGCACACATCAAGGTGCTGCGCGGCCAGCCCACCGATGCGGAGATGGCCGCGCTGATGGCCGTCCTCGGCACCGCCGGTGGCGGCGCTGCCGAACCCGTGGTGCGCGACCGCAACCTGTGGGGGCACCCGGTGGACAAGCTGCGCTACTCGATCTTCAGCTGGCAGCGGGTGACGCTCCTGGAGCGCACCCACATGCGGCGCTAG
- a CDS encoding Maf family protein, translating to MTRVVLGSASTGRLGVLRQAGLDPLVVVSGVDEDAVIASLADAPPEQVVSGLAAAKADEVFTHLPAAVVGDCVVIGCDSMLFLDGQLCGKPGDVDTARRQWQSMSGRTAQLYSGHAVLVVRDGAVAHRIADTGITAVHFGSPTDADLEAYLESGEPLGVAGGFTLDGLGGWFVEGIDGDPSNVIGLSLPLLRRMLATAGLSIADLWASRPE from the coding sequence ATGACCCGGGTCGTTCTCGGTTCGGCATCGACAGGCCGGCTTGGCGTTCTTCGCCAGGCCGGCCTCGATCCGTTGGTGGTGGTGTCCGGTGTCGACGAGGACGCCGTCATCGCGTCGTTGGCCGATGCCCCACCCGAGCAGGTGGTGAGCGGACTGGCCGCCGCCAAGGCCGACGAGGTGTTCACCCACCTGCCCGCGGCCGTCGTCGGGGACTGTGTCGTCATCGGCTGTGACTCGATGCTGTTTCTCGACGGGCAGTTGTGCGGCAAGCCCGGAGATGTCGATACCGCGCGCCGGCAATGGCAGTCGATGTCGGGCCGGACAGCTCAGCTGTATTCGGGCCACGCGGTGCTCGTCGTCCGTGACGGGGCCGTCGCCCATCGCATCGCCGATACCGGCATCACCGCAGTGCATTTCGGCTCACCGACCGACGCGGACCTGGAAGCGTATCTCGAAAGCGGCGAACCACTCGGTGTCGCAGGCGGTTTCACGCTCGACGGGTTGGGCGGCTGGTTCGTCGAAGGCATCGACGGCGATCCGTCCAATGTGATCGGGTTGAGCCTGCCGTTGCTGCGCCGGATGCTTGCGACCGCCGGGCTTTCCATCGCGGATCTGTGGGCAAGCCGGCCGGAGTGA
- a CDS encoding DUF6199 family natural product biosynthesis protein produces MALAILCLVIGIPLGLFMLLRPRKIWWATESWKYKDPEANEPSEAGYGMQALGGLFVILAAVILAGLAWSTERDKVAAEAEQKKKDDWDKAVAAYQPPPPENRGPLPIIGYVEEAKGQSPRVDYEVYYLQPPNIFSGDIKSLGTPKGWYQCVTRVTEYAPQGVDPVPVQANLSWEPDVPQVDSAASDACTTRDIARSSEIKSETVYVDPGTELITDSPIADPHGTVLVPAKPGNVIPKLDAAPRR; encoded by the coding sequence GTGGCGCTTGCGATCCTCTGCCTGGTGATCGGCATACCGCTGGGCCTGTTCATGCTGCTGCGGCCCAGGAAGATCTGGTGGGCCACCGAATCGTGGAAGTACAAGGACCCCGAAGCCAACGAACCCAGCGAGGCCGGCTACGGAATGCAGGCCCTTGGCGGCCTGTTCGTCATCCTCGCGGCGGTCATCCTCGCCGGGCTGGCGTGGTCGACCGAGCGTGACAAGGTGGCCGCAGAGGCTGAGCAGAAGAAGAAGGACGATTGGGACAAGGCCGTCGCGGCGTATCAGCCGCCGCCGCCCGAAAACCGCGGCCCGCTACCGATCATCGGCTACGTGGAGGAGGCGAAAGGGCAGTCGCCCAGGGTGGACTACGAGGTGTATTACCTGCAACCACCGAACATCTTTTCGGGCGATATCAAGAGCCTCGGCACACCCAAGGGCTGGTACCAGTGCGTCACCCGCGTCACGGAATATGCGCCACAAGGTGTCGATCCGGTTCCTGTGCAAGCCAATCTCAGCTGGGAACCCGATGTGCCGCAGGTCGACAGCGCCGCATCTGACGCATGTACCACTCGCGATATCGCGCGGTCGAGCGAGATCAAATCGGAAACCGTCTATGTCGATCCCGGGACGGAACTGATCACCGACTCACCGATAGCCGACCCACACGGAACAGTTCTCGTACCTGCCAAGCCCGGCAATGTGATTCCGAAGCTCGACGCGGCGCCTCGGCGCTGA
- a CDS encoding sulfurtransferase gives MPLPADPSPTLAEYAHPERLVTADWLASNLGRPGLAIVESDEDVLLYDTGHIPGAVKIDWHLDLNDPNVRDYINGEQFAELMDRKGISRDDTVVIYGDKSNWWAAYALWVFTLFGHPDVRLLDGGRDLWVSHGRDTTLEVPTRQSSGYPVVERNDAPIRAYRNDVLDILGKQPLIDVRSPQEYTGERTHMPDYPEEGALRGGHIPTAKSIPWAKAARDSGQFRSRAELEELYGFLNPDDETVVYCRIGERSSHTWFVLTHLLGLPGVRNYDGSWTEWGNAVRVPVAVGPDPGDAPGAS, from the coding sequence GTGCCGCTGCCTGCTGATCCCAGCCCCACTCTTGCCGAGTACGCCCATCCGGAGCGCCTGGTCACCGCCGACTGGCTGGCCAGCAATCTGGGCCGGCCCGGTTTGGCCATCGTCGAGTCCGACGAGGATGTCTTGCTCTACGACACCGGCCACATCCCGGGCGCCGTCAAGATCGACTGGCATCTCGACCTCAACGACCCCAACGTGCGTGACTACATCAACGGTGAACAGTTCGCCGAGTTGATGGACCGCAAGGGCATCAGCCGCGACGACACCGTCGTCATCTACGGCGACAAGAGCAACTGGTGGGCGGCCTACGCGCTGTGGGTGTTCACCCTGTTCGGGCACCCCGATGTGCGCCTCCTCGACGGCGGCCGCGACCTGTGGGTCTCCCACGGCCGCGACACCACCCTCGAGGTGCCCACCCGGCAGTCCAGCGGATATCCGGTCGTGGAGCGCAACGACGCCCCGATCCGCGCCTACCGGAACGACGTGCTCGACATCCTCGGCAAGCAGCCGTTGATCGACGTCCGCTCGCCCCAGGAGTACACGGGCGAACGCACCCACATGCCCGACTACCCGGAAGAGGGCGCACTTCGCGGCGGGCACATCCCCACCGCGAAGTCGATCCCGTGGGCCAAGGCCGCCAGGGACAGCGGGCAGTTCCGCAGCCGCGCCGAGCTCGAGGAGCTCTACGGCTTCCTCAACCCCGACGACGAGACGGTGGTGTACTGCCGGATCGGTGAGCGCTCGAGCCACACCTGGTTCGTGCTGACCCACCTGCTCGGCCTGCCCGGTGTGCGCAACTACGACGGCTCGTGGACCGAATGGGGCAATGCCGTGCGCGTGCCGGTCGCCGTCGGCCCGGACCCAGGTGACGCCCCGGGCGCCTCATGA
- a CDS encoding SufE family protein, translating to MSSMPAALAEVVSDFQEVAGQDKLQLLLEFANELPPLPTHLEEAAMEPVPECQSPLFLDVDASDRGKVRLYFSAPPEAPTTRGFAAILATGLDGQSADDILAVPDDFYTALGLAALISPLRLRGMSAMLTRIKRRLRGA from the coding sequence ATGAGTTCGATGCCGGCCGCCTTGGCAGAGGTCGTCTCCGACTTCCAGGAGGTGGCCGGCCAGGACAAGTTGCAGCTGTTGTTGGAGTTTGCCAACGAGCTGCCACCCTTGCCGACTCATCTCGAAGAGGCGGCCATGGAACCCGTTCCGGAGTGCCAGTCTCCGTTGTTCCTGGATGTCGACGCGTCCGATCGGGGCAAAGTGCGGCTGTACTTCAGCGCTCCCCCGGAGGCCCCGACGACGCGCGGGTTCGCCGCGATCCTGGCCACCGGTCTCGACGGCCAGTCCGCCGATGACATCCTGGCGGTGCCCGACGACTTCTACACCGCATTGGGCCTGGCCGCCCTGATCAGCCCGCTGCGGTTGCGCGGGATGTCGGCGATGCTGACCCGGATCAAGCGGCGGCTGCGCGGAGCCTGA
- a CDS encoding acetyl-CoA carboxylase biotin carboxylase subunit, whose translation MANHASSKISKVLVANRGEIAVRVIRAAKDAGLASVAVYAEPDADAPHVRLADEAFALGGQTSAESYLVFEKILDAAAKSGANAIHPGYGFLSENADFAQAVLDAGLIWIGPSPQSIRDLGDKVTARHIAARAQAPLVPGTPDPVKNADEVVAFAKEFGVPVAIKAAFGGGGRGMKVARTIEEIPELFESATREAVAAFGRGECFVERYLDKPRHVEAQVIADTHGNVVVAGTRDCSLQRRFQKLVEEAPAPFLTDAQRKEIHESAKRICKEAGYYGAGTVEYLVGQDGLISFLEVNTRLQVEHPVTEETSGIDLVRQQFKIANGEALDITEDPTPRGHSFEFRINGEDAGRGFLPAPGPVTKFEAPTGPGVRMDSGVESGSVIGGQFDSMLAKLIVTGATRLEALERSRRALAEFNVEGLATVIPFHRAVVSDPAFIGDDEKFDVHTRWIETEWDNTVEPFTGGDPIEEEDTVPRQTVVVEVGGRRLEVSLPGDLALGGGGASGGASGVLRKKPKARKRGGGGATAASGDSVTAPMQGTVVKVAVEEGQEVAAGDLVVVLEAMKMENPVTAHKDGVITGLAVEAGAAITQGTVIAEIK comes from the coding sequence GTGGCCAACCACGCCAGCTCAAAGATCTCCAAGGTGCTGGTCGCCAATCGCGGGGAGATCGCGGTCCGGGTGATCCGTGCCGCCAAAGACGCTGGACTTGCCAGCGTGGCCGTGTATGCCGAGCCTGACGCCGATGCACCGCACGTGCGGCTCGCCGATGAAGCTTTTGCCCTGGGGGGACAGACCTCTGCCGAGTCGTACCTGGTCTTCGAGAAGATCCTGGACGCCGCCGCGAAGTCCGGCGCCAACGCCATCCACCCGGGTTATGGCTTCCTGTCGGAGAACGCCGACTTCGCCCAGGCCGTGCTCGATGCCGGGCTGATCTGGATCGGGCCGAGCCCGCAGTCGATCCGCGATCTCGGTGACAAGGTCACCGCCCGCCACATCGCCGCGCGCGCCCAGGCGCCGCTGGTGCCGGGTACCCCGGACCCGGTGAAGAACGCCGACGAGGTCGTCGCGTTCGCCAAGGAGTTCGGCGTTCCGGTCGCGATCAAGGCCGCCTTCGGCGGCGGCGGTCGCGGCATGAAGGTGGCCCGCACCATCGAGGAGATCCCCGAGCTGTTCGAGTCGGCGACCCGTGAGGCCGTCGCGGCGTTCGGCCGTGGCGAGTGCTTCGTCGAGCGCTACCTGGACAAGCCGCGCCACGTCGAGGCCCAGGTCATCGCCGATACGCACGGCAACGTGGTCGTCGCCGGCACCCGCGACTGCTCGCTGCAGCGCCGCTTCCAGAAGCTGGTCGAGGAGGCCCCGGCCCCGTTCCTGACCGACGCGCAGCGCAAGGAGATCCACGAGTCCGCCAAGCGCATCTGCAAGGAGGCCGGTTACTACGGCGCCGGCACGGTCGAGTACCTGGTCGGCCAGGACGGCCTGATCTCCTTCCTGGAGGTCAACACCCGTCTGCAGGTCGAACACCCGGTCACCGAGGAGACCTCGGGCATCGACCTGGTGCGCCAGCAGTTCAAGATCGCCAACGGCGAGGCCCTGGACATCACCGAGGATCCGACTCCGCGCGGCCACTCGTTCGAGTTCCGCATCAACGGTGAGGACGCCGGTCGCGGCTTCCTGCCCGCTCCCGGCCCGGTCACCAAGTTCGAGGCCCCGACCGGCCCGGGCGTCCGGATGGACTCCGGTGTGGAGAGCGGGTCTGTTATTGGCGGTCAGTTCGACTCGATGCTGGCCAAGCTGATCGTCACCGGCGCCACCCGTCTGGAGGCGCTGGAGCGCTCCCGCCGCGCCCTGGCCGAGTTCAACGTCGAGGGCCTGGCGACTGTCATCCCGTTCCACCGGGCCGTGGTCTCCGACCCCGCCTTCATCGGTGACGACGAGAAGTTCGACGTCCACACGCGCTGGATCGAGACCGAGTGGGACAACACGGTCGAGCCGTTCACCGGTGGCGATCCGATCGAGGAAGAGGACACCGTTCCTCGCCAGACCGTGGTCGTCGAGGTCGGTGGCCGCCGCCTCGAGGTGTCGCTGCCCGGCGATCTGGCGCTCGGCGGTGGCGGGGCAAGCGGAGGCGCCAGCGGCGTCCTTCGCAAGAAGCCCAAGGCCCGCAAGCGCGGTGGCGGCGGCGCCACGGCGGCGTCGGGTGACTCGGTGACCGCACCGATGCAGGGCACCGTGGTCAAGGTGGCCGTCGAGGAGGGCCAGGAAGTGGCCGCGGGCGACCTCGTGGTGGTTCTGGAGGCCATGAAGATGGAGAACCCGGTGACGGCCCACAAGGACGGCGTCATCACCGGCCTGGCCGTCGAGGCCGGTGCCGCCATCACCCAGGGCACCGTGATCGCCGAGATCAAGTAG
- a CDS encoding malate dehydrogenase, producing the protein MSTPANPKIVTVTGAAGQIGYAALFRIGAGALLGRDVPVKLRLLELPSAVRAAEGVVMELVDSAFDGLVDIEIHDDPVRAFDGVDVALLVGARPRSKGMERADLLAANAAIFAESGKALNAGAANDVRVVVVGNPANTNALVAAAHAPDIPAGRFTALTRLDHNRAVAALATHAGVHVTDVSRVTVWGNHSPTMYPDIFHAVVDGRPGSEYASDTDWLTNDFIPTVATRGTAIIEARGTSSAASAANAAIDHVRDWVDGTDPDDWTSVALPSPGVYGIPEGVVASLPVRAVDGAWEIVEGLEINDFSRARIDASVAELLDERHAVERLGLL; encoded by the coding sequence GTGAGCACGCCCGCGAACCCCAAGATCGTCACGGTGACCGGTGCGGCCGGCCAGATCGGCTACGCCGCGCTGTTCCGCATCGGGGCCGGCGCCCTGCTGGGGCGCGACGTCCCGGTGAAGCTGCGCCTGCTGGAACTGCCCTCAGCGGTCCGGGCGGCCGAAGGCGTGGTCATGGAGCTGGTCGACAGCGCCTTCGATGGGCTGGTCGACATCGAGATTCACGACGACCCGGTGCGGGCCTTCGACGGTGTCGACGTCGCGCTGCTGGTCGGAGCCAGGCCGCGCAGCAAGGGCATGGAACGCGCGGACCTGTTGGCGGCCAACGCCGCGATCTTCGCCGAGTCCGGCAAGGCCCTCAACGCCGGCGCGGCCAATGACGTGCGCGTCGTCGTGGTCGGCAATCCGGCGAACACCAATGCACTGGTGGCCGCGGCCCACGCCCCCGACATCCCGGCTGGGCGATTCACCGCGCTGACCCGACTCGACCACAACCGGGCCGTAGCCGCCCTGGCCACCCACGCGGGTGTTCACGTCACCGACGTGTCCCGGGTGACCGTGTGGGGCAACCACTCCCCGACCATGTACCCCGACATCTTCCACGCGGTGGTCGACGGGCGGCCCGGCTCGGAGTACGCGTCAGACACCGACTGGCTGACCAACGACTTCATCCCGACCGTCGCCACCCGCGGTACCGCGATCATCGAGGCGCGGGGCACCTCGTCGGCGGCGTCGGCCGCCAACGCCGCCATCGACCACGTCCGGGACTGGGTGGACGGCACCGACCCCGATGACTGGACGTCGGTGGCGCTGCCGTCCCCCGGTGTCTACGGGATCCCCGAGGGCGTGGTCGCCTCACTGCCGGTGCGCGCGGTCGACGGCGCGTGGGAGATCGTGGAGGGCCTGGAGATCAACGACTTCTCCCGGGCCCGTATCGACGCATCGGTGGCCGAACTGCTCGACGAGCGCCACGCGGTCGAACGGCTCGGCCTGCTGTAG
- a CDS encoding SDR family oxidoreductase has product MPTHPSAHPFAGRNIVLVGGGSGIGLATARLVIAGKGTVVLGGRTPERLASAAATLGPQAGWHRIDTADQDSIDAFFDFVGTRFGSVHGLFTTAADYLTGPMARLSVDQAATAFDSKFWGQYRVVKAAIPVLSPDAAIVLMSGAASARPAAVAPAYSAANAAIEGLARGLAVELAPVTVNAIAPGTVEGNLWNQRDPAIREQAFAAYRDASTIGRLADEDEIAQSVGYLLSSRITTGSTLFPDGGYAFR; this is encoded by the coding sequence ATGCCAACTCATCCTTCGGCGCACCCGTTTGCAGGCCGCAACATCGTCCTCGTCGGCGGTGGTTCAGGCATCGGTCTGGCCACCGCCCGCCTGGTCATTGCGGGGAAGGGCACGGTGGTCTTGGGCGGGCGCACGCCCGAGCGGCTGGCCTCGGCCGCGGCAACCCTCGGCCCACAAGCCGGGTGGCATCGGATTGACACCGCTGACCAGGATTCGATCGACGCGTTCTTCGATTTCGTCGGTACCAGGTTCGGCTCCGTCCACGGTCTGTTCACCACCGCCGCCGACTACCTGACCGGTCCGATGGCCCGGCTCAGCGTCGATCAGGCGGCCACGGCGTTCGACTCGAAGTTCTGGGGTCAGTACCGCGTGGTCAAGGCGGCGATTCCGGTGTTGAGCCCTGACGCCGCGATCGTGTTGATGTCGGGCGCCGCCAGCGCCCGCCCGGCAGCGGTCGCACCTGCGTACAGCGCGGCCAACGCGGCGATCGAAGGCCTGGCCCGTGGGTTGGCTGTGGAATTGGCGCCGGTGACCGTCAACGCGATTGCCCCGGGCACGGTCGAGGGGAATCTGTGGAACCAACGCGATCCCGCCATCCGGGAACAGGCGTTCGCGGCTTATCGCGACGCCTCCACCATCGGGCGGTTGGCCGACGAGGATGAGATCGCGCAGTCGGTGGGCTACCTGCTCAGCAGCCGGATCACCACCGGATCCACCCTCTTCCCAGACGGCGGGTACGCCTTCCGCTGA
- a CDS encoding nucleotidyltransferase family protein, protein MPNTDAVAGVLLAAGAGSRFGMPKVLAEGGDWLARAVTALVGGGCDDVIVVLGAAVVDVPAPARAVVATRWADGMSASVREGLEAVGPAEWVVLHTVDTPDVGADVVVRVLGAARGSHSGLARAIYQGRPGHPVVVARGHLAALGAALHGDQGARAFLGGRDDVIAVECGDLATGVDIDER, encoded by the coding sequence ATGCCGAACACCGACGCCGTTGCCGGGGTGCTCCTGGCCGCGGGCGCGGGCAGCCGATTCGGAATGCCGAAAGTTCTTGCTGAAGGTGGTGATTGGCTGGCGAGGGCGGTGACCGCGCTCGTCGGCGGTGGCTGCGACGACGTGATCGTCGTGCTCGGCGCCGCTGTGGTCGACGTCCCCGCGCCCGCTCGCGCGGTGGTGGCCACACGCTGGGCGGACGGCATGAGCGCGTCGGTGCGCGAGGGGCTGGAGGCGGTCGGCCCGGCCGAGTGGGTCGTGCTGCACACCGTCGACACCCCGGATGTCGGCGCCGACGTCGTGGTCCGGGTCCTGGGCGCAGCGCGCGGCTCGCACTCCGGCCTGGCCCGCGCCATCTACCAGGGCCGCCCGGGTCACCCCGTCGTCGTGGCCCGCGGGCACCTTGCGGCGCTCGGCGCCGCGTTGCACGGCGACCAGGGGGCCCGAGCGTTTCTCGGTGGCCGCGACGACGTCATCGCCGTGGAATGCGGTGACCTTGCCACCGGTGTCGACATCGACGAGCGCTGA
- a CDS encoding STAS domain-containing protein → MTALSTNALVDRTGESPAAFATRWLPPSTAVISARGEIDAVNAADFADYALRNTTKAERVAVDLTDVEFFGTAGFSALMAIEVRCSAANIDWVLVPSKAVTRLLRICDPDSALRTCYSVAAALSSLNGKTPLLQLVTKSR, encoded by the coding sequence ATGACCGCCCTCTCGACGAATGCACTGGTCGACCGGACCGGCGAATCGCCCGCGGCGTTTGCGACGCGCTGGCTACCGCCGTCAACAGCAGTGATCAGCGCCCGCGGTGAGATCGATGCCGTCAACGCAGCCGATTTCGCCGATTACGCGTTGCGAAACACCACCAAGGCCGAGCGGGTCGCAGTCGATCTCACCGATGTCGAATTCTTCGGTACCGCGGGATTCTCCGCCCTCATGGCCATCGAAGTGCGTTGCTCGGCAGCCAATATCGACTGGGTGCTGGTGCCCAGCAAGGCAGTAACGCGCCTGCTGCGTATCTGCGACCCGGATTCGGCGTTGCGCACGTGCTACAGCGTGGCTGCGGCACTGTCCAGCCTGAACGGCAAAACCCCGCTACTGCAGCTGGTCACGAAGTCGCGCTAG
- a CDS encoding RNA polymerase sigma factor SigF, which produces MTSEYADVRDMFRELAGLSEHSSAYERQRERIVQRCLPLADHIARRFDGRGEPREDLIQVARVGLVNAVNRFDVETGSDFVSFAVPTIMGEVRRHFRDNSWSVKVPRRLKELHLRLGAATAELSQRLGRAPTASELAVELEMDREEVIEGLVAGSSYNTLSIDSGGGGDEEAPAIVDTLGDVDDGLDQIENRETLRPLLAQLPERERTVLVLRFFESMTQTQIAERVGVSQMHVSRLLAKSLARLRDQLQ; this is translated from the coding sequence GTGACGTCGGAATATGCGGACGTTCGCGACATGTTCCGCGAACTCGCCGGACTGTCCGAGCACTCGTCGGCCTACGAACGCCAACGTGAGCGAATTGTCCAGCGGTGCCTGCCGCTCGCCGATCACATCGCGCGGCGGTTCGACGGCCGCGGTGAGCCGCGTGAAGACCTGATCCAGGTGGCGCGGGTCGGCCTGGTCAACGCGGTCAACCGATTCGATGTCGAGACCGGATCGGACTTCGTGTCCTTCGCGGTGCCGACGATCATGGGGGAGGTCCGGCGCCACTTTCGGGACAACAGCTGGTCGGTGAAGGTGCCGCGGCGGCTGAAGGAACTGCACCTGCGGCTCGGCGCCGCGACAGCGGAGCTTTCTCAGCGGTTGGGCCGTGCCCCGACGGCCTCTGAGCTTGCCGTCGAACTTGAGATGGACCGCGAAGAGGTGATCGAAGGACTGGTTGCGGGCAGCTCGTACAACACGCTGTCGATCGACAGCGGCGGCGGGGGCGACGAGGAGGCGCCGGCAATCGTCGACACCCTCGGCGATGTGGATGACGGCCTCGATCAGATCGAAAATCGAGAGACGTTGCGGCCGTTGCTCGCCCAATTACCTGAGCGGGAACGAACGGTGCTGGTGCTGCGATTCTTCGAATCCATGACGCAGACGCAGATCGCCGAACGTGTCGGGGTCTCGCAGATGCACGTATCCAGACTTCTGGCGAAATCGCTAGCGCGACTTCGTGACCAGCTGCAGTAG
- a CDS encoding ATP-binding protein, with protein MAEEQGQSKPLSRAERSVEIRVGARLENLAVVRTLVAAIAAFEDLDFDVVADLRLAVDEACTALIRAAVPESSLRLTVDPGDETVVITASTTCTGAAVVEPGSFSWHVLSSLTDEVKTFTDGDGPDTGQVFGITLMTRRASLLR; from the coding sequence ATGGCCGAGGAACAGGGCCAATCCAAGCCGCTGAGCCGCGCGGAGCGGTCGGTGGAGATACGGGTCGGTGCCAGGCTGGAGAACCTGGCCGTAGTGCGAACGCTGGTCGCTGCGATCGCAGCATTCGAGGACCTTGACTTTGACGTCGTCGCTGACCTGCGACTGGCCGTTGACGAGGCCTGCACCGCCTTGATCCGGGCCGCGGTCCCGGAATCGAGCCTGCGTTTGACTGTCGACCCCGGTGACGAGACGGTGGTGATCACCGCCTCCACCACCTGCACGGGTGCCGCAGTGGTCGAGCCGGGCAGTTTCAGCTGGCATGTGTTGAGTTCCCTGACCGACGAGGTCAAGACCTTCACCGATGGTGACGGGCCCGACACCGGCCAGGTATTCGGCATCACCCTGATGACGAGGCGAGCGAGCCTGCTGCGGTGA
- a CDS encoding DUF6328 family protein, which yields MDPDRPELDQPWDQTARHETEAERLDRNWSSLLQELRVVQTGVQLLTGLLLTLPFQERFSMLDEPMRIVYLVTVACSAAATALLVAPVGMHRILFRRHRLNLLVSAAHRCAFIGLVMLGLAMTGVTELIFDTVAGREAGVIAGAVALATFTGVWLALPFAMRLGHPMSTGPSAELGAQRGQ from the coding sequence ATGGATCCGGACCGTCCCGAGCTGGATCAGCCTTGGGACCAGACCGCCCGCCACGAGACGGAAGCGGAGCGGTTGGATCGCAACTGGAGCAGTCTGCTGCAGGAACTGCGCGTCGTGCAGACCGGTGTTCAGCTGCTCACCGGCCTGCTGCTGACTCTGCCTTTCCAGGAACGGTTCTCGATGCTCGACGAGCCCATGCGGATCGTCTATCTCGTGACCGTCGCCTGTTCGGCCGCTGCCACCGCGCTGCTGGTCGCCCCCGTGGGCATGCATCGCATCCTGTTCCGGAGGCACCGGTTGAACCTGCTGGTCTCCGCCGCGCACCGGTGCGCGTTCATCGGGCTCGTGATGCTCGGACTCGCGATGACCGGGGTGACCGAGTTGATCTTCGACACGGTCGCCGGACGCGAGGCCGGGGTGATCGCCGGGGCGGTCGCCCTTGCGACCTTCACAGGGGTCTGGCTGGCGCTGCCGTTTGCGATGCGTCTGGGTCATCCGATGTCGACCGGACCCTCAGCCGAACTCGGCGCGCAGCGCGGCCAGTAG
- a CDS encoding LLM class F420-dependent oxidoreductase, protein MARFGYTLMTEQSGPRQLVDYAVSAEQAGFDFEVSSDHFSPWLASQGHAPNAWPVLGAVAHATDTVQLYSYVTCPTIRYHPAIVAQQAATVQILADGRFTLGLGSGENLNEHVVGQGWPTVDRRLDMLAEAIKLIRELLSGELIDFRGEFYEVSSARIWDVPEVPVTIAVSMTGEKSVERLAVAADHLINVAPDRAVVEGWHQCRQATGVLPEGRAIGQVPVCWDPDRDAAVERAHDQFRWFGGGWAVNADLPTPAGFAAASRYVRPEDVAAAIPCGPDLDAIVAAVAPFVDAGYTDVALVQVGDQGQQRFLDEAAKPLLAALRAEFG, encoded by the coding sequence ATGGCCAGATTCGGATACACCCTGATGACCGAGCAGAGCGGCCCACGGCAGCTCGTCGACTACGCGGTGTCGGCAGAGCAGGCCGGCTTCGACTTCGAGGTGAGTAGTGACCACTTCAGCCCATGGTTGGCCAGCCAGGGGCACGCTCCCAACGCATGGCCCGTGCTGGGCGCGGTCGCCCACGCCACCGACACCGTGCAGCTGTACTCGTACGTGACCTGCCCGACGATCAGGTATCACCCGGCGATCGTCGCCCAGCAGGCAGCCACCGTGCAGATCCTGGCCGACGGCCGGTTCACCCTCGGCCTCGGCAGCGGTGAGAACCTCAACGAGCATGTCGTGGGTCAGGGCTGGCCCACGGTGGACCGTCGCCTCGACATGCTGGCCGAGGCGATCAAGTTGATCCGTGAGCTGCTCAGCGGGGAGCTGATCGACTTCAGGGGCGAGTTCTACGAAGTGAGCTCGGCGCGCATCTGGGATGTGCCCGAGGTCCCGGTGACCATCGCCGTCTCGATGACCGGTGAGAAGTCTGTCGAGAGACTGGCCGTGGCCGCCGATCATCTGATCAACGTCGCACCCGACCGGGCGGTCGTCGAGGGTTGGCATCAGTGCCGGCAGGCCACCGGCGTGCTGCCCGAGGGGCGGGCCATCGGACAGGTTCCGGTGTGTTGGGACCCCGACCGCGATGCGGCAGTCGAGCGGGCCCATGACCAGTTCCGCTGGTTCGGCGGCGGCTGGGCGGTCAACGCAGACCTGCCGACCCCTGCGGGATTCGCCGCGGCAAGCCGGTATGTACGTCCGGAGGACGTGGCCGCGGCCATCCCGTGTGGACCGGACCTGGATGCGATCGTCGCGGCCGTGGCTCCGTTTGTCGATGCGGGATACACCGATGTCGCCCTAGTCCAGGTCGGTGATCAGGGCCAGCAACGGTTCCTCGACGAGGCGGCAAAGCCGCTACTGGCCGCGCTGCGCGCCGAGTTCGGCTGA